From Anaerohalosphaera lusitana, one genomic window encodes:
- a CDS encoding GNAT family N-acetyltransferase, which produces MNMQSIATTHASQVADLHIQGISTGFISSLGPRFVTALYEAIAQSPASFGIVAVEDDTVLGFVTFTTDVKALYKILLRKHGLKFAVLLAGKMLSPSRLKKIFETLFYPAKAETRDLPSAELLSVVVSPQARGKGLARKLIEEGLSQCRQRQIEKVKVLVADHNKPANKLYQTCGFEYATSVDSHGTKSNIYVADLTEN; this is translated from the coding sequence ATGAATATGCAATCGATTGCTACCACACATGCCTCACAGGTTGCAGATCTGCATATACAGGGTATAAGCACAGGCTTTATCAGTTCGCTTGGTCCGCGTTTTGTTACTGCCCTTTACGAAGCTATCGCGCAGAGTCCTGCCAGTTTCGGTATCGTAGCGGTTGAGGACGACACTGTGCTAGGTTTCGTCACCTTCACTACGGACGTCAAGGCTCTCTATAAAATCCTGCTACGCAAGCACGGACTTAAATTCGCAGTCCTTCTGGCAGGCAAAATGCTTTCCCCTTCACGCCTTAAAAAAATCTTTGAGACATTGTTCTATCCAGCCAAAGCTGAAACACGCGATCTCCCTTCAGCGGAACTGCTCTCGGTCGTGGTCTCACCCCAGGCCCGCGGCAAAGGTCTTGCCCGCAAACTCATCGAAGAAGGCCTCTCGCAGTGCCGGCAGCGTCAGATCGAAAAGGTGAAGGTTCTCGTTGCTGACCACAACAAGCCTGCCAATAAACTCTACCAAACGTGCGGCTTCGAATACGCTACCTCGGTCGACAGCCACGGCACAAAAAGCAACATCTACGTCGCCGACCTGACTGAAAACTAA
- a CDS encoding glycosyltransferase family 4 protein translates to MTNVKRTKPQKHICILASVPVTIWSFYRQLVADMVSDGTKVTVIASEGEELGWLSNECGCSTKAVEIKRRIDVLGDLKSFLKLSKFLFLEKPDMMHAHTPKGGLLGMLSAFFAGCKKRIYTVHGLPMDTATGLKRKLLWAVEWLSCKLATKVLAVSPSLKKRMIEEKLCNKDKITVLNHGSACGIDLSRFKPDSARGPEVRKKLGIPTSAFVIGFVGRIVNDKGVSHLVRAFEVLQKDFDDIWLMLVGDFETVRDSLDPRTAKKIDDNGNITCSNGFIKDIVPYYAAMDMLALPTKREGFGLVLIEAAAMKLPVVATRVTGCVDAVDEDVTGRLVEPESLTELTEALRDLLENSDERNRLGQNGFRRTHEKFDSIQLVKVHLKFYDHLLNEMR, encoded by the coding sequence ATGACAAATGTAAAGAGAACCAAGCCTCAGAAACATATATGCATCCTTGCTTCTGTGCCGGTCACAATATGGAGCTTTTATAGACAATTGGTCGCTGATATGGTCTCAGATGGGACTAAGGTCACGGTAATAGCTTCTGAGGGTGAAGAATTAGGCTGGCTTTCGAATGAGTGTGGTTGTTCCACCAAGGCGGTAGAAATAAAACGTCGCATTGATGTTCTTGGTGACTTAAAATCATTTTTAAAGCTAAGTAAGTTTCTTTTCCTGGAAAAACCAGACATGATGCATGCGCATACCCCAAAGGGTGGGTTGCTTGGAATGCTATCAGCTTTTTTTGCGGGATGCAAGAAACGGATTTACACAGTGCATGGACTTCCCATGGATACCGCCACCGGTTTAAAGCGAAAGCTGTTGTGGGCCGTTGAATGGTTATCATGTAAGCTTGCAACTAAAGTTCTTGCGGTAAGCCCGAGCTTAAAAAAACGGATGATCGAAGAAAAACTATGTAATAAGGATAAGATCACCGTTTTGAATCATGGTAGTGCATGTGGCATAGATCTGTCTAGGTTTAAGCCAGACAGTGCTCGGGGGCCGGAAGTTCGCAAAAAGCTGGGAATTCCTACTTCAGCGTTTGTGATCGGCTTTGTAGGGCGAATTGTTAATGATAAAGGTGTTTCTCATCTAGTCAGGGCGTTTGAGGTCTTACAAAAGGACTTTGATGATATCTGGTTGATGCTTGTTGGTGACTTTGAAACAGTCAGAGATTCTTTAGATCCAAGAACAGCAAAGAAGATTGATGATAATGGCAATATTACTTGCTCAAATGGATTTATAAAAGATATAGTTCCATATTATGCAGCGATGGATATGTTGGCTCTACCTACAAAAAGGGAAGGTTTTGGTTTGGTTCTTATCGAAGCTGCAGCTATGAAGCTGCCGGTTGTAGCAACAAGAGTTACTGGCTGCGTGGATGCTGTTGATGAAGACGTAACTGGCAGACTTGTAGAACCTGAAAGTCTCACTGAATTGACTGAGGCCTTAAGAGATCTTTTAGAAAATTCAGATGAACGCAATCGCTTAGGGCAAAATGGATTTAGAAGGACACATGAAAAATTTGATTCAATTCAACTCGTAAAGGTGCATTTAAAGTTTTACGACCACCTCTTAAATGAAATGCGATAA